The following are encoded in a window of Leishmania mexicana MHOM/GT/2001/U1103 complete genome, chromosome 3 genomic DNA:
- a CDS encoding putative 60S acidic ribosomal protein P2, with product MLSDAGLPTSAENIAAAVKAAGVEMRPTLPIIFARFLEKKSVETLMAAAAAQAPTATSAPSPAAGAASAAAAGGKVEDKKDEPEEEGDDDMGFGLFD from the coding sequence ATGCTGAGCGACGCCGGCCTGCCCACCTCGGCCGAGAacatcgccgcggcggtgaaggCCGCCGGCGTGGAGATGCGCCCCACCCTGCCCATTATCTTTGCCCGCTTCCTGGAGAAGAAGTCTGTGGAGACTCtgatggcggccgccgccgcacaggCCCCGACGGCCACGTCCGCCCCGTCTCCGGCGGCcggcgctgcctccgctgcagcggccggcGGCAAGGTGGAGGACAAGAAGGACGagcccgaggaggagggcgacgacgacatggGCTTCGGTCTGTTCGACTAA
- a CDS encoding putative 60S acidic ribosomal protein P2, translated as MSAETLACTYAALMLSDAGLPTSAENIAAAVKAAGVEMRPTLPIIFARFLEKKSVETLMAAAAAQAPTATSAPSPAAGAASAAAAGGKVEDKKDEPEEEGDDDMGFGLFD; from the coding sequence ATGTCCGCTGAGACCCTCGCGTGCACGTACGCCGCGCTCATGCTGAGCGACGCCGGCCTGCCCACCTCGGCCGAGAacatcgccgcggcggtgaaggCCGCCGGCGTGGAGATGCGCCCCACCCTGCCCATTATCTTTGCCCGCTTCCTGGAGAAGAAGTCTGTGGAGACTCtgatggcggccgccgccgcacaggCCCCGACGGCCACGTCCGCCCCGTCTCCGGCGGCcggcgctgcctccgctgcagcggccggcGGCAAGGTGGAGGACAAGAAGGACGagcccgaggaggagggcgacgacgacatggGCTTCGGTCTGTTCGACTAA
- a CDS encoding conserved TLD domain protein — MGYETREALHTASPHVAGDDDRKGSSPDDSAAGAGPHDCPPSTGVAHEQLVDPLASVGKLLPPGLDEDDYDEERMYSEQKELRDQLYRHPHALTPPVARDGADIASPVSSTSPTPHDSTPGYDAATARWLACLLAKVHPDALPIATLEKICKLPLTGSPNAAASSPARGGAAARRQATSTTSAASIGNWPSATGVNDSPSTSTVTALPLLPSLKSSPTSSPPGAASPMAAGGRRDMPTGSPNNNDGAAAAPAAAAAAPFSSASLSLLFATLLWDVACALWNEGFIEDAHHWLSVMDVRRLWKLYKDVCRGGRHEQPSAPSPSSILVVREPPEESVKSGNRACALSWPAVLAESCAADASLSARRPLLSSAATESSSGNTGQTISSSGAQQEHAVSSPVAPQPRQGILLSALSQVGGPLPMTDLAACFTDPAELEVGNVDKDAVTVAAQSRTDERNVGGDAAAMHAEARTAALANFVRRLARRTSALRDLCGLMIACETAEDVFYVLYALSSALATQQWKYDQQQERQRADEAAAAARGAADTAAETTTTTTNGGLSELLIIANLLIELFITKRAQQLLLEEGGLDEFASGIATAPSPLAADGRGGGAEDASRRLSRQQQRRTDRAIRRACDEVVGTFTNGRCLTLYALESYGIPPPCNGDSNTAEAQLLAPELPYVLVSNVLSSTLNYSTRYLFSKVYHGVMGCRSRAPAEHHQEAGIGTPSPSSSAAAASVQSHPNRTRRATDAEKERRRAWTMPPAAAAVSPQRTPPSHAHAPPAPGSTTITASVQSTADELFGLVKKTAMNWRDLGNLVHPSVPPQPRSSDNCNYGCKHHHQDVRPSFSMADAPGGDPLLRREGGGGYAERLAAARREHHAAAGDTSSSKERVQLGEAMPWSAGSPATVTSNSSSLADASSTSGAYRGGADSDPPSTSPPGRGGRSRGCALKTRGVGAAEIMLPSSSSVAVSLLAEENEFTALADAVGELAPAPAAPATVVHTAAAHLQSRSPSEAVSLRLLALLYRYPQLHTLEPVTASHVDLVAKELNKVLHILQTAMRGRFGDGWWLQWRSRREGETQRCYARALTDAHRGGYPLSFPATALPSSSSRAAGAPGAAVVPPGTIGVSAVQPDPSLLFAGARPWHAPVKHEQGTVNAWGLDPGWYHGIPPPSAPPPSSRAHTVLSDLWCTHTLMMPKDEGLRKPLQGLRGHFTGATTSPAPSRATAAAATDTASVSAAAMHGDAQGTGMLLDVDWDIPPAYTPDVSLDFSAFTMTSVETQESTRQLVESLQQREQARGDDGDGGDSGDDSADAPGVSVLSRACRRLLHSELPLLQQYSPWRVIYSTRLHGISLSTLFANCRREAERQALSGYAANSAPSHTPSDSKPMLLILELPSSTTLQFSEDDAGVQEAWTHSGTPSSTSHSDAHRRTDGGGGGGVHHRHNKLFVGAFLSDLLRLESRRYYGSQACFVFQLLVPGTVGGEATASGAPAASAGPQLRVHRATRSNAQYINCRTTSIVIGGGAGGSSIYLDNTLCHGATSACATFASPPLSTWVSTPREAAGDGADGESAMHRRQESLCVLNVEVIVMDT; from the coding sequence ATGGGCTACGAGACCCGTGAAGCCTTGCACACGGCTTCTCCTCACGTcgccggcgatgacgacCGTAAAGGCAGCAGCCCCGacgacagcgctgcaggGGCTGGTCCGCACGACTGTCCGCCCTCCACTGGTGTAGCACATGAGCAGCTGGTGGATCCGCTGGCAAGCGTGGGCAAGCTTCTGCCGCCTGGCTTGGACGAGGATGACTACGACGAGGAGCGCATGTACTCTGAACAGAAGGAGCTACGTGACCAGCTGTATCGGCATCCGCATGCCTTGACACCACCAGTGGCACGGGACGGCGCCGATATCGCCTCTCCGGTGTCATCGACCAGCCCTACTCCACACGACTCGACACCAGGGTACGACGCAGCAACCGCACGGTGGCTCGCCTGCCTGCTCGCCAAGGTGCACCCAGATGCGCTGCCGATCGCCACACTGGAGAAAATCTGCAAGTTACCCCTGACGGGCTCACCGAACGCGGCAGCATCATCACCTGCACGCGGCGGGGCAGCTGCTCGCCGGCAAGCCACGAGCACTACCTCCGCGGCCAGCATCGGCAACTGGCCGTCTGCCACTGGAGTGAACGACTCTCCGTCGACAAGCACCGTTACCGCcttgcctctgctgccctcTCTCAAGTCGTCGCCAACCTCATCGCCGCCcggcgcggcatcgccgaTGGCCGCTGGCGGGCGAAGGGACATGCCGACTGGCAGTCCGAACAacaacgacggcgccgccgccgcccccgcagctgctgctgctgcgcccttctcctccgcctcgttATCACTCCTGTTCGCCACCCTCCTCTGGGACGTCGCCTGCGCCCTGTGGAACGAGGGCTTCATCGAGGACGCGCACCACTGGCTCTCCGTCATGGACGTGCGACGGCTGTGGAAGCTCTACAAAGACGTGtgccgcggtggccgccatGAGCAgccgtcagcgccgtcgccgtcatcgaTCTTGGTCGTCAGAGAGCCCCCCGAGGAGAGCGTGAAGAGCGGCAACCGCGCTTGTGCGCTGAGCTGGCCGGCGGTGTTGGCggagagctgcgccgcagacGCGTCGCTGTCCGCGCGCCGGCCATTGCTGTCATCGGCAGCGACGGAAAGCTCATCAGGAAACACCGGCCAGACTATCAGCTCcagtggtgcgcagcaggagcacgCCGTTTCTAGCCCAGTTGCACCACAACCTCGACAAGGAATCCTGCTCTCCGCCCTTTCTCAGGTCGGCGGGCCGCTGCCCATGACCGACTTGGCCGCCTGCTTCACAGACCCGGCAGAACTCGAGGTCGGCAACGTGGACAAGGACGCGGTGACGGTTGCCGCGCAGTCGAGGACGGATGAGCGCAATGTGggaggcgacgcagcagcgatgcatgcAGAGGCACGAACGGCTGCACTCGCCAACTTTGTCCGCCGCCTTGCACGCCGCACGAGCGCGCTGCGTGACCTCTGCGGGCTCATGATCGCCTGCGAGACAGCCGAAGATGTTTTCTACGTCCTGTACGCACTGAGCAGCGCTCTTGCGACCCAGCAGTGGAAGTAcgaccagcagcaggagcgacagcgagcggacgaagcggcagctgcggccagAGGGGCAGCCGACACAGCGGCCGAAACGACCACGACTACTACGAACGGCGGGTTGTCTGAGCTGCTCATCATTGCGAACCTCCTCATCGAACTCTTCATCACGAAGCGggcccagcagctgctgttgGAGGAGGGTGGACTGGACGAATTCGCTTCTGGTATCGCCaccgcaccgtcgccatTAGCGGCGGACGGACGTGGGGGTGGTGCGGAAGATGCATCGCGCAGGCTTTcacgtcagcagcagcggcgcaccgaCCGTGCCATTCGCCGCGCGTGCGACGAGGTTGTCGGCACCTTCACGAATGGGCGCTGCCTCACCCTCTACGCACTTGAATCCTATGGCATTCCTCCCCCGTGCAACGGCGACAGCAACACCGCGGAGGCGCAACTGTTGGCACCTGAGCTACCCTACGTGCTCGTGAGCAACGTGCTGAGCAGCACCCTCAACTACTCCACCCGCTACCTCTTTAGCAAGGTGTACCACGGCGTGATGgggtgccgcagccgcgccccTGCAGAGCACCATCAGGAGGCTGGGATAGGCAccccatcaccatcatcttcggcagcagccgcgtccgTCCAGAGTCATCCGAACCGCACACGACGTGCCACAGAtgcggagaaggagcgccgccgcgcatgGACGatgccgcctgctgctgcagcggtgtcgcCACAGAGGACACCACcatcgcacgcacacgccccacCAGCACCGGGATCCACGACCATCACGGCCTCTGTGCAGAGCACCGCTGACGAGCTCTTCGGCCTCGTGAAGAAAACAGCGATGAACTGGCGCGACCTTGGCAACTTGGTTCACCCCAGTGTACCCCCGCAGCCACGCAGCAGTGACAACTGTAACTACGGCTGTAAGCATCACCACCAGGACGTGCGACCGTCCTTCAGCATGGCCGATGCGCCTGGCGGTGATCCGCTGCTGAGGCGggaaggcggtggtggctaTGCAGAGcgtctcgccgccgcgcgccgcgaGCATCACGCGGCCGCGGGggacaccagcagcagcaaagaaCGAGTACAACTCGGAGAGGCAATGCCGTGGTCGGCGGGATCACCAGCGACGGTcaccagcaacagcagcagttTGGCggacgccagcagcaccagcggcgcctACCGCGGCGGAGCCGACAGCGACCCACCGTCTACATCGCCTCCGGGCCGGGGTGGTCGAAGCCGCGGGTGCGCGCTCAAGACGAGGGGTGTGGGGGCTGCGGAAATTATgctgccgtcctcctcgtccgtcgCGGTGTCGCTGTTGGCTGAAGAGAACGAGTTCACCGccctcgccgacgccgtTGGCGAActcgcccccgcccccgcagCGCccgcgacggtggtgcaCACGGCAGCCGCCCACCTCCAGAGCCGATCTCCTAGTGAGGCCGTCAGTCTGCGGCTACTCGCACTGCTGTATCGGTacccgcagctgcacacgctgGAGCCGGTCACGGCGAGCCACGTGGACCTTGTAGCGAAGGAGCTGAACAAGGTCCTGCACATCCTACAGACGGCGATGCGGGGCCGTTTCGGCGATGGGTGGTGGCTGCAGTGGCGCTCACGACGCGAGGGCGAGACGCAGCGCTGCTACGCACGCGCTCTGACGGATGCACACCGCGGCGGCTACCCCCTCAGCTTTCCGGCAACGGCATTGCCATCGTCTTCCTCAAGGGCTGCAGGAGCAcctggcgctgcggtggtaCCACCGGGGACAATAGGCGTGTCCGCGGTGCAGCCGGACCCGTCCCTGCTTTTTGCCGGCGCTCGGCCTTGGCACGCCCCCGTCAAGCATGAGCAGGGTACGGTGAACGCGTGGGGGCTAGACCCGGGGTGGTATCATGGCATACCCccgccgtctgcgccgccaccgtcctCGCGGGCACACACGGTTCTCTCCGACCTGtggtgcacgcacaccttGATGATGCCGAAGGACGAGGGGCTGCGAAAACCTCTTCAAGGTCTGAGAGGGCACTTTACTGGCGCCACTacttcgccagcgccgtccagggcaacggcagccgctgcgacAGACACCGCGTCTGTgtccgcggcagcgatgcacgGTGACGCGCAGGGGACTGGGATGCTGCTCGATGTAGACTGGGATATCCCGCCAGCCTACACGCCCGACGTCTCACTCGACTTCTCAGCCTTCACAATGACGTCGGTGGAGACGCAGGAAAGCACGCGGCAGCTCGTGGAgtctctgcagcagcgagagcaggcgcgtggcgacgacggtgacggcggtgacaGCGGTGACGACTCCGCAGATGCGCCCGGCGTGTCGGTGCtgtcgcgtgcgtgtcggcggctgctgcacagcgagctcccactgctgcagcagtacAGCCCGTGGCGCGTCATCTACAGTACACGGTTGCATGGCATTAGCCTAAGCACGCTCTTCGCCAACTGCCGCCGTGAGGCGGAGCGCCAGGCCCTCTCCGGCTACGCCGCCAACTCTGCACCGTCCCACACGCCGTCGGACTCTAAGCCGATGCTGCTCATTCTGGAGTTGCCGTCGTCGACAACGCTACAGTTCTCCGAGGATGACGCCGGCGTGCAAGAGGCCTGGACCCACTCCGGCACGCCCTCCTCTACAAGTCACTCGGATGCGCACAGGCGAaccgatggcggcggcggcggtggcgtccaCCATCGCCACAACAAACTCTTCGTTGGCGCCTTCCTCTCCGACTTGCTGCGGCTCGAGTCGCGGCGGTACTACGGCAGTCAAGCCTGTTTTGTGTTCCAGCTGCTCGTGCCTGGCACTGTTGGAGGCGAAGCGACCGCGTCCGGCGCGcccgctgcctcggcggGGCCGCAGCTCCGTGTGCACCGCGCCACTCGCAGCAACGCGCAGTACATCAACTGCCGCACCACGTCCATCGTgatcggcggtggtgcgggtgGGAGCAGCATCTACCTTGACAACACCCTCTGCCACGGCGCGAcaagcgcgtgcgccacattcgcgtcgccgccgctgagcacCTGGGTGTCGACTccgcgcgaggcggccgggGACGGCGCCGATGGCGAGAGCGCCATGCACAGGCGGCAGGAAAGCTTGTGCGTCCTGAACGTCGAGGTCATTGTGATGGACACGTAG